One window from the genome of Mycolicibacterium gadium encodes:
- a CDS encoding enoyl-CoA hydratase/isomerase family protein: protein MSLVTYELDDHIATITLNRPEARNAINGALRQHLNAAWDRFRDDEDAWVGILTANGNVFCAGGDLKDGEGSVGTFGGTFWEKPTINSFESGMELFKPTIAAVNGPCVGYGVTGILFCDFVIASTTATFSFPEVTLGTPTIVGAIRLPERLRWADAMELLLTGAPMSAERAKEVGLVWKLVEPEELQAQARAWAQTLTRAAPLAQRATKEVAWRTANMGWIESVRFGETMRKVAAATEDVAEGIRAWQQKRAPQWRGR from the coding sequence ATGAGCCTCGTCACCTACGAGTTGGACGATCACATCGCCACGATCACGCTCAACCGCCCGGAGGCACGCAACGCCATCAACGGCGCGCTGCGCCAACACCTGAACGCCGCCTGGGACCGGTTCCGCGATGACGAGGACGCGTGGGTGGGCATCCTCACCGCCAACGGCAACGTGTTCTGCGCCGGCGGTGACCTCAAGGACGGCGAGGGATCGGTGGGCACCTTCGGCGGCACGTTCTGGGAGAAGCCGACGATCAACTCGTTCGAGAGCGGGATGGAACTGTTCAAGCCGACCATCGCGGCCGTGAACGGTCCGTGCGTCGGTTACGGGGTGACCGGAATTCTGTTCTGCGACTTCGTTATCGCCTCCACGACAGCCACCTTCTCTTTCCCCGAGGTGACGCTGGGGACGCCTACCATCGTCGGTGCGATCCGCCTGCCCGAGCGGCTGCGCTGGGCCGATGCCATGGAGCTGTTGTTGACCGGTGCGCCGATGTCGGCCGAACGTGCCAAAGAGGTCGGCCTGGTGTGGAAGCTGGTCGAGCCCGAAGAGTTGCAGGCGCAGGCACGTGCCTGGGCGCAGACCCTGACGAGGGCCGCGCCGCTGGCGCAGCGCGCGACCAAGGAGGTGGCGTGGCGCACCGCGAACATGGGGTGGATCGAGTCGGTCCGCTTCGGCGAGACGATGCGCAAGGTCGCCGCCGCGACCGAGGATGTCGCCGAGGGCATTCGGGCGTGGCAGCAGAAGCGTGCGCCACAGTGGCGGGGCCGCTGA
- a CDS encoding amidase — translation MNFEEYRTYDATGLAKLVADKQVSAAELLTLARERAVAVNPRINAIVRDVPAAPTADLTGPFAGVPFLIKDLGQDYAGLPTSAGSRALMSLPAAEHATVVQRWIDAGLVIFGKTNTPEFGAKGITEPIAWGPTNNPWDLQRSPGGSSGGAAAAVSAGIVPCAGASDGGGSIRIPAACCGLVGLKPGRGLTPAGPATGEAMHGAAVQGVVSRTVRDTAAMLDVIVGGEPGGPFVPGLPESPLASNVGAEPPRLRIGVRVPCAITPAPHPEAYAAVEATVAALTALGHHVEELPKAPFDDAALAREFLLAWFVNTAWELAEAKRVTGAGDESFERDTLVLAAIGRATSSVDYLDAVQKRHEHTRRLSTFFESYDLLMTPSLATPPPKTGEFDLPVVLQRGADLLLKTRTASMLRFTNIVDDMVDKNLGWVPYTQLANITGRPAISLPLHWTAAGLPLGVQFVAPLAGEALLIRLASQLEQALPWAQRIAPV, via the coding sequence GTGAACTTCGAGGAGTACCGGACGTATGACGCCACCGGGCTGGCGAAACTGGTCGCCGACAAGCAGGTGTCCGCGGCCGAACTGCTGACGCTGGCGCGGGAGCGGGCCGTCGCAGTGAACCCGCGGATCAACGCGATCGTGCGCGACGTGCCCGCTGCGCCGACCGCGGATCTCACCGGACCGTTCGCCGGCGTCCCGTTTCTGATCAAGGACCTCGGGCAGGACTACGCCGGTCTGCCGACCTCGGCTGGTTCCCGCGCGCTGATGTCGCTGCCCGCCGCCGAGCACGCCACCGTCGTCCAACGCTGGATCGACGCCGGCCTGGTCATCTTCGGTAAGACCAACACCCCCGAGTTCGGCGCGAAGGGGATCACCGAGCCGATCGCGTGGGGGCCCACCAACAATCCGTGGGATCTGCAGCGCTCGCCGGGTGGCTCGTCGGGCGGGGCGGCGGCCGCGGTGTCGGCGGGCATCGTCCCGTGTGCCGGTGCGAGCGACGGCGGCGGATCGATTCGGATCCCGGCCGCATGCTGCGGGCTCGTCGGATTGAAGCCGGGCCGAGGGCTGACGCCCGCGGGTCCGGCGACGGGCGAGGCCATGCACGGCGCCGCGGTGCAGGGCGTCGTCTCGCGCACCGTGCGCGACACCGCCGCAATGCTCGACGTGATCGTCGGCGGCGAACCGGGCGGACCATTCGTGCCCGGATTGCCGGAATCGCCCCTTGCGTCGAACGTCGGCGCGGAGCCTCCGAGGCTGCGCATCGGTGTGCGGGTGCCCTGCGCCATCACGCCGGCACCGCATCCCGAGGCCTACGCGGCCGTCGAGGCCACCGTCGCCGCGCTGACCGCGCTGGGCCACCACGTCGAGGAGCTGCCGAAGGCACCGTTCGACGACGCCGCGCTCGCCAGGGAGTTCCTGCTCGCGTGGTTCGTCAACACCGCATGGGAACTCGCCGAGGCCAAACGCGTGACAGGTGCGGGCGACGAGTCGTTCGAGCGCGACACCCTGGTCCTGGCGGCGATCGGCCGTGCGACCAGCAGCGTGGACTATCTCGACGCGGTCCAGAAGCGCCACGAACACACCCGACGCCTGAGCACCTTCTTCGAGTCATACGACCTCTTGATGACGCCCTCGCTGGCGACCCCGCCCCCGAAGACCGGCGAATTCGACCTCCCGGTTGTGCTGCAGAGGGGTGCCGACCTGCTGCTCAAGACGCGCACCGCGAGCATGCTGCGGTTCACCAACATCGTCGACGACATGGTGGACAAGAATCTGGGCTGGGTGCCGTACACGCAGCTGGCGAATATCACCGGGCGACCCGCGATCTCGCTGCCGCTGCACTGGACCGCGGCCGGTCTGCCGCTGGGTGTTCAGTTCGTCGCCCCGCTGGCGGGTGAGGCGCTGCTCATCCGGTTGGCGAGCCAACTCGAGCAGGCGCTGCCGTGGGCGCAGCGCATCGCGCCGGTTTAG
- a CDS encoding COG4315 family predicted lipoprotein — protein sequence MHLLPLVLLSAAALTACSAFANQAATESSTAGLTPSTVAAPRTEATGTPTPIPSTDRIPPIGDVSLEIDDRGDVGQIIVDGSGRTVYVFTADGPNDPTCYDVCADTWLPILAKGDPTGGIGIDVAAASTTPRRDGTNQVTYKGQPLYRYAGDKDDRDAGGQGLDLFGGEWHVLTKDGKRLA from the coding sequence ATGCATCTGCTTCCGCTTGTGCTGCTCAGCGCCGCGGCGTTGACGGCGTGCTCGGCCTTCGCCAACCAAGCCGCGACCGAGTCCTCGACGGCCGGCTTGACGCCGAGCACGGTGGCCGCACCTCGCACCGAGGCGACCGGTACGCCGACGCCGATCCCGTCGACGGATCGGATACCGCCCATCGGCGATGTCTCGCTGGAGATCGACGACCGCGGCGACGTCGGCCAGATCATCGTCGACGGCTCGGGCCGCACTGTCTACGTATTCACCGCTGACGGACCGAACGACCCGACGTGCTACGACGTGTGTGCCGACACCTGGCTGCCCATCTTGGCCAAGGGCGACCCGACGGGCGGTATCGGCATCGACGTCGCCGCGGCTTCGACCACGCCGCGTCGTGACGGCACCAATCAGGTGACGTACAAGGGCCAGCCGCTGTACCGCTATGCAGGGGACAAGGATGACCGCGATGCCGGCGGGCAGGGACTGGACCTGTTCGGCGGCGAATGGCATGTGCTGACCAAGGACGGGAAGCGGTTGGCGTAG
- a CDS encoding pyridoxamine 5'-phosphate oxidase family protein — protein MSADASLSAEDLEFLRRPLHGFLSVAKGPVPPQPRPVWFEVTAEGTIQLFTGPDTLKVRRVRDDPRASIVVAAPVGERERWVSVAGRATVETDGGHELAARLAERYWDLDDPVRAKDLAEILAEDQVRFVIHPERVRRYTY, from the coding sequence ATGAGTGCTGACGCGTCGCTGAGCGCCGAGGACCTCGAGTTTCTGCGGCGTCCGCTGCACGGCTTTCTGTCCGTCGCCAAGGGCCCGGTTCCGCCGCAGCCCCGACCGGTGTGGTTCGAGGTCACCGCCGAGGGAACAATCCAATTGTTCACGGGGCCAGACACTTTGAAGGTGCGGCGGGTGCGTGACGACCCACGCGCCTCGATCGTCGTTGCCGCGCCCGTTGGTGAACGCGAGCGATGGGTGTCTGTCGCCGGCCGCGCCACCGTGGAAACCGACGGAGGACACGAGCTGGCCGCCCGGCTGGCCGAACGCTACTGGGATCTCGACGACCCCGTGCGGGCGAAGGACCTCGCTGAGATCCTGGCCGAGGATCAAGTTCGGTTCGTGATCCACCCGGAACGGGTCCGCCGCTACACGTACTGA
- a CDS encoding acyl-CoA thioesterase: MTYSPPTLADVVATLEVERVDEHHFLATQLDNPAHHIVGGHIAGQALMAASLTAPGRTPHSVHVYYIRAGDARAPVDIHVDVARDGGALSTRQITARQNGQILLEALASFSEPIESVDYHQPMPGVVDPESLPPIQEQLADYADELGGHWVRPQPFDLRYVDAPPRLAIELPELPPRMRMWWRPNGSVSADPVLGSCLLTYLSGTTMVEVALTRRRQTPLSAFNALIDHALWFHRPVDLSDWVLSDQFSPSGVAGRGLSTSTMYNRSGQLVCIATQELYFGRT, translated from the coding sequence GTGACATACAGCCCGCCGACCCTGGCCGACGTGGTGGCCACCCTTGAAGTCGAACGGGTCGATGAACACCACTTCCTCGCGACACAGCTCGACAATCCGGCTCACCACATCGTCGGTGGACACATAGCGGGTCAGGCGCTCATGGCGGCGAGCCTTACCGCTCCCGGCCGAACCCCGCACAGCGTGCACGTCTACTACATCCGGGCCGGCGACGCGCGTGCGCCCGTCGACATCCACGTCGATGTGGCGCGTGACGGCGGCGCGCTGTCGACCCGCCAGATCACGGCCCGTCAGAACGGACAGATCCTGCTGGAAGCGCTCGCGTCGTTCAGCGAGCCCATCGAGTCAGTCGACTATCACCAGCCGATGCCCGGCGTCGTCGACCCTGAATCGCTGCCACCCATCCAGGAGCAGCTGGCGGACTACGCCGACGAGCTGGGCGGCCATTGGGTCCGGCCGCAACCGTTCGATCTGCGCTACGTCGACGCCCCACCACGGCTGGCGATCGAGTTGCCCGAGCTGCCACCGCGTATGCGAATGTGGTGGCGGCCCAACGGTTCTGTGTCCGCCGATCCGGTGCTGGGCAGCTGTCTGTTGACGTACCTGTCGGGTACCACGATGGTCGAGGTGGCGCTTACCCGGCGGCGCCAGACACCACTGAGTGCCTTCAACGCGCTCATCGACCATGCGCTGTGGTTTCACCGGCCGGTCGACCTGTCGGATTGGGTGCTGTCCGACCAGTTTTCGCCGAGCGGTGTCGCGGGCCGTGGACTATCGACGTCGACGATGTACAACCGCTCAGGGCAACTGGTCTGCATCGCGACCCAGGAGCTGTACTTCGGCAGGACATGA
- a CDS encoding nuclear transport factor 2 family protein encodes MLANLLAVFNERDEKARRPAIERTYAPDVRWTDAEGVSTGHDALEAKCVALQNQLGDQQFAAAGPVHVLPDFGYLAWNLVDPTTGQTGMSGFDAAVIKDGRIAELYTVLIPPS; translated from the coding sequence ATGCTGGCCAACCTGCTCGCGGTGTTCAACGAACGCGACGAGAAAGCGCGGCGGCCCGCGATCGAGCGCACCTACGCACCCGACGTCCGATGGACCGACGCCGAGGGAGTGTCCACCGGACATGACGCCCTGGAAGCGAAATGCGTTGCGCTACAGAACCAATTGGGAGACCAACAGTTCGCGGCGGCCGGTCCGGTGCACGTGCTGCCCGACTTCGGATACCTGGCCTGGAACCTCGTCGACCCGACCACTGGACAAACCGGCATGTCCGGCTTCGATGCCGCCGTGATCAAGGACGGCAGGATCGCCGAGCTCTACACGGTGCTGATTCCGCCGTCCTAG
- a CDS encoding AAA family ATPase: MTASPPRLDQRDLADAERVVAAVSSAFSAKVVGQHDLRESLLITLLAGGHLLIESVPGLAKTTAARVIAESIQAGFRRIQCTPDLLPSDIIGTQIYEAATNSFATQLGPVHANIVLLDEINRSSAKTQSAMLEAMEERQTTIAGVEYPIPEPFLVIATQNPVEQEGTYPLSEAQTDRFMLKELVRYPSVDDEVEVVLRMDAGLYEKNYRTPPVVGIDDIRRVQALVGTVYMDRELIAYASRLVSVTREPEQYLPANIARLIEYGASPRATIAFCRTARALAVVRGRNHVVPDDVAALAHRVLRHRLILGFEAASLQITPDVVVDAVLAAVRVP; the protein is encoded by the coding sequence ATGACCGCGTCACCACCGCGGCTTGACCAGCGCGATCTCGCCGACGCCGAACGCGTCGTCGCGGCGGTGTCCTCGGCCTTCTCGGCCAAGGTGGTCGGCCAGCACGACCTGCGGGAGTCGTTGCTGATCACCCTGCTGGCCGGCGGGCACCTGTTGATCGAGAGCGTGCCCGGCCTGGCCAAGACCACGGCCGCCCGCGTCATCGCCGAGTCGATCCAGGCTGGGTTCCGGCGCATCCAGTGCACGCCCGACCTATTGCCCAGCGACATCATCGGCACCCAGATCTACGAGGCGGCCACCAACTCCTTCGCCACCCAACTGGGGCCCGTGCACGCCAACATCGTCCTGCTCGACGAGATCAACCGATCCAGCGCAAAGACCCAGAGCGCGATGCTCGAGGCGATGGAAGAACGCCAGACCACCATCGCCGGTGTGGAATACCCGATCCCCGAACCGTTTCTGGTGATCGCCACCCAGAACCCGGTCGAGCAGGAAGGCACCTATCCGCTCTCGGAGGCGCAGACCGACCGATTCATGTTGAAGGAACTCGTCCGGTATCCCTCCGTCGACGACGAGGTCGAGGTCGTGTTGCGGATGGACGCCGGCCTGTACGAGAAGAACTACCGAACGCCTCCGGTCGTCGGGATCGACGACATCCGGCGGGTGCAGGCCCTCGTGGGTACCGTGTACATGGACCGCGAACTGATCGCCTACGCCAGCCGGCTCGTGAGCGTGACGCGGGAGCCGGAGCAGTATCTGCCGGCGAACATCGCCCGGTTGATCGAATACGGAGCGAGCCCGAGAGCGACGATCGCGTTCTGCCGTACCGCCCGCGCCCTCGCCGTGGTCCGCGGCCGCAACCACGTCGTGCCCGATGACGTCGCCGCGCTGGCACACCGCGTCCTGCGCCACCGCCTGATCCTCGGTTTCGAGGCGGCCAGCCTGCAGATCACACCCGACGTAGTGGTCGACGCGGTGCTGGCAGCGGTGCGGGTGCCGTGA
- a CDS encoding DUF58 domain-containing protein translates to MGKYLDRAKQFFGRDTTGLLDGGRYALVHTRSLEFDDLRPYVPGDDVRDIDWKATARSGHVLIKRFVSEKHHKILVVADAGRNSAAQAPSGERKRDIAAHIIGAIGLITLRRSDEIGMVFGDVRGCVDIRLRRGETHIESMLHRFHDHTRSGPAPSNVVTQLNWVAKHYRHPLLIFVVSDEPEISDGLGETLTRLTARHDVLWAMVADMAAVGSVDDEDDGYDVAGGRVVMGGAALGPEVVEAYRKAEFSRREHLSGFLTMHGVPHARFTGSTRIRAGLTAMTGAFARVR, encoded by the coding sequence ATGGGCAAGTATCTCGACCGCGCCAAACAGTTCTTCGGGCGCGATACGACCGGACTCTTGGACGGCGGGCGGTACGCTCTGGTACACACCCGCAGCCTCGAATTCGACGACCTACGACCCTATGTGCCGGGCGACGACGTCCGCGATATCGATTGGAAGGCCACCGCACGGTCGGGCCACGTCCTGATCAAACGCTTCGTCTCCGAGAAGCACCACAAGATTCTCGTCGTCGCCGACGCCGGCCGGAACAGCGCCGCCCAGGCGCCATCCGGCGAGCGCAAGCGTGACATCGCAGCCCATATCATCGGTGCCATCGGGCTGATCACGCTGCGCCGATCCGACGAGATCGGCATGGTGTTCGGCGACGTCCGTGGATGCGTGGACATCCGACTACGGCGCGGCGAGACACACATCGAGAGCATGCTGCACCGGTTCCATGACCATACCAGGTCCGGGCCAGCGCCCAGCAACGTTGTGACACAGCTGAATTGGGTGGCCAAGCATTATCGGCACCCGTTGTTGATCTTCGTCGTATCCGACGAGCCGGAGATCAGCGACGGTCTCGGTGAAACACTGACCCGACTGACAGCGCGCCATGACGTGCTCTGGGCCATGGTCGCTGACATGGCGGCGGTGGGTTCCGTCGACGACGAGGACGACGGCTACGACGTTGCCGGCGGTCGGGTCGTCATGGGCGGCGCGGCGCTCGGACCGGAAGTCGTCGAGGCGTACCGCAAAGCCGAATTCAGCCGACGAGAACACCTTTCGGGTTTCCTGACGATGCACGGCGTGCCCCACGCGAGGTTTACCGGCAGTACCCGTATCAGGGCCGGACTGACGGCGATGACCGGAGCGTTCGCCCGTGTCAGATGA
- a CDS encoding VWA domain-containing protein — protein MTLHPVLPTLLLVAMAVLLIVAQILALRRWRASGRNRTALWRWLLISAAAVLLVLSASRVVILADDESTTRSAGDLEPNVFLVVDRSPDMAVRDLDGRTRMDVARDDLEVLVDRYPRARFAVIGFASAPSLDWPLSADTWSLRPVLDTLVPYASGPDTATQTNAGAAGTVLRYQLISAVQQYPRAKTLVFYLGTGAPESELPPREFAPPAGSVDGGAVLGYGTSADEATLRGVADQLGVPYVARPDAAPLSAELPDGAADAPTTAVASVESGTETYWLPAVGAAVLILIELYLVLRDLRRNRVVSVEVAT, from the coding sequence ATGACGCTGCATCCGGTCCTGCCGACACTGCTCTTGGTCGCCATGGCGGTGCTGCTGATCGTCGCGCAGATTCTCGCGTTGCGACGGTGGCGAGCCTCCGGGCGCAACCGGACGGCGCTATGGCGGTGGCTCCTCATCAGCGCCGCGGCTGTGCTTCTCGTCTTGTCAGCGAGTCGTGTGGTGATCCTCGCCGACGACGAGAGCACGACGCGCAGCGCGGGCGACCTGGAGCCGAACGTGTTCCTTGTCGTCGACCGATCACCGGACATGGCGGTTCGTGACCTCGACGGCCGCACCCGAATGGACGTCGCGCGCGACGACCTCGAGGTCTTGGTCGACCGCTATCCGCGTGCACGCTTCGCGGTCATCGGGTTCGCGTCCGCTCCGTCGCTGGACTGGCCGCTGTCGGCTGATACCTGGAGCCTGCGGCCGGTCCTGGACACCTTGGTCCCGTATGCGTCCGGGCCGGACACCGCCACGCAGACCAACGCCGGGGCGGCGGGCACCGTGTTGCGGTACCAGTTGATCAGCGCGGTTCAGCAATATCCGCGGGCCAAGACGCTCGTCTTCTATCTGGGCACGGGCGCGCCTGAGTCAGAGCTTCCGCCAAGGGAATTCGCGCCTCCTGCGGGATCGGTCGACGGTGGCGCTGTGCTCGGCTACGGCACTTCCGCCGACGAGGCCACGCTACGGGGCGTCGCCGATCAACTCGGCGTCCCCTACGTCGCGCGGCCCGACGCCGCACCTCTGTCCGCGGAGCTGCCGGACGGCGCAGCGGACGCGCCGACCACCGCCGTCGCCTCAGTCGAATCAGGCACCGAGACGTACTGGTTGCCGGCCGTCGGCGCCGCGGTCCTCATCCTGATCGAGCTCTACCTCGTGCTGCGTGACCTCCGGCGTAACCGAGTCGTCAGCGTGGAGGTGGCCACGTGA